The following is a genomic window from Engraulis encrasicolus isolate BLACKSEA-1 chromosome 13, IST_EnEncr_1.0, whole genome shotgun sequence.
TAAGGAATCTGTTGACAAAAAATATCTGGTATGAATATGAGGTACAAGCAATAGTCATTTCATTGTGTTCACTGTTTAttgaaaaaaatagttttataaaatTGTAAAACTTGTAAAACTGCATACAATGAAACAGCATTGGGTTCATAGAATAGTGCTATTAAAACAGATTGTGATGTAGGAAACAAATCACGACTGTATTATTTCCTGTTCTGCAATGAACAGACATTTGCTCAGACGTGTTCATAAAGAACTCACTGTAATAAACTGTTTCAGCCCTGCTCCATATGCTACTTGAATATATGGGTAAGCATGTGctaatatataaactttattacaggctcaaggcccacaAGAGACAATACAGTACATAGATCACCAAGAAATCACACATTTATATATAGACATTTTATACAACAAttgaatgtaatgtactgtagtgtaatccTACCTGTATGACCTCGTAGCCTAGCTTCCGGAGGTGCCTCTGCTTGGTGACCTCCTGGCCCAGCAggtggtgtgtgttggtgcagaAACGGTCTGGTCCGTCCAAACAGAGAGCGATCCTGCACAAGACAACAAACTATGTTTACCTGACGTTTTCTCGCAGGCATTTTTCTCACTGAAACCCTGCCAATTGCTAACCTGGCTCTTGCCAGCCAGCACCTTGTGTATTTCCACTCAGCTTCGTGAGCttacacaagggtctggaggatCTTCAGAGTTcccttacagatatttacagacatcactcactcactcattcacacacaaacacaaatgcacgcacgcacgcacgcacacacacacacacacgcacacacacacacacacacacacacacacacacacacacacacacacacacacacacacacacacacacacacacacacacacacacacacacacacacacacacacacacacacacacacacacaaatatgcatttgCCAGAGTGATGTTTAGGCCTCACCTTCTGTAGGCTTGTTCCCATTGTGAGAGATGCAAGATCATGCCCTCTTCATCCACATTCAGCTCCACATCTGTAGTGACACACATTACAATAAACTGTAGTGACACACATTTCATGAATCAAGGTCAACCCTATAACTTCTGACTGAAGTAAATAAAATAGCACATTATTAAAGAATTTGTCAGCAAACATTGAAACTGCTGCAAACATGTAGTAAAAAAGTTACATGTGAGCTGAAGAATTTTCAAATAGAACTCTAGAAGACCTAGAGGGAAAATATATTTACTCCTCAAAGAGTTAATGAAGTCTTACAAGACAAATACCTCTGGTATAGATACTAATCCATTTTATTGAAGTGggtgtgacattttgggcaatcatTTAAGGCCATAACGATGGATTAAAGAGAGCTCATCGGTACGAGGTTCATCATTACCTCCACTTAAACTACCTCTTTACCCTGCACACTGTTCTAATTGGGAAGTCCTTTATACTTGACTGTGTACAGATCTACACCACCACGTAAGCCTACTGTATACATTAAGGAACGGACTGTAATTCCCCCATGCCATATGATGATCGGGATCCGCGCTTACCTACGGTGTATCCACTCTTCGTGTAGACATTTGTCGTGAAGTAATTTCGTCCACCAAGCACCTTACAGAGAGGATAATAGACCATCTTGAAGAGGAAGCCCTCTAGTGGGCTTTCGATGAAATGGTGGACTGATGAGAAATTCTTCACATGGTAATGAAAAGGAAGTTTTGGTCCCTGCAGAAAACAGCAAAGCACAAAGCGGAGACTAGGTTTGATTTTATGATGGATACAGACACATATTCAATGGAGTCAGGTAGCACTATTTTACGATGTCAGTATTACTGTCTTATCTGTTTAACTAGTGTTGTACTCAggaccgttgacagctttggctagatCCGGGACATAGTTCTTTGAAAGGACCCCTCCCAATACATGTAAtgaaatggggacccaattctgggtggTTCAGTTGTGTCGCCAGCTATACTGCATTTGGTATTGGTATGCAGTAGAGATGATTTTAGAGATGCAGTGGAGTTGATGTGTTTattcacactagggctgcacgatatcagaaaaacaATGGATACACaacaacagcatgcaataccttgatAACTATATTTCAGCAATATTTAGAAACATAGCTGAGAGTTTTTCTTGTCACTTATTTGTTGGCCTGtgtgggggcgtggctttggtcatggcaggcttcttgtgcatttgttgatattcagctagtgagtGATTGGaatgtacagaactgttttaagTCATTTTCACAATACCCATATCGCCACTCTTCATATGGCGTTTTCAATACATTTCCGTTatcatatatactgtatgatagTGTATATATTGTACCAACCTGGTAGTGGGTACATTCCAGTGAGGTGCACATGTTGAGCTGTGTAAGCTGGGCTAGGGAAGTTCTGTCCAAGCCATTATTTTGTTCTGTTGGGGAGAGACAAGAGGGATATTTTAGACTGAGAGCCAGGTCATTTTAAGCACAAGAATTCAACACCACAAACAAATACACTTAGGtgtaagactaaatcaaaaaatggAAATCTGGGATAATGGTGTTAGAAATAGCGATTCATTTTgatttcacagacacacataggtgCTAATAATGGGTTTAAGGCCAAAGCACTTCTGCGGTGGACATGGTGGTTCGATAAATGATGAGAAAAAGCCCAAGGGCCAGTTTACATTAGACCATAGTACCTGTATCGTTTCAATCGCGGATGCACTGTCCGTGCACATTAAAATGCTAGAAAACGACTCCACAAGCGTAACAATTTGACTCCGCCACAGCCCCACGTCTTAGTTAGAGCGTGGATTTCTGTGCTTAAAATGACTGACATGAAACATAGAGAAAAAAACTGACAAACACTTACCTGCCAATCTCTGCAGAAAATAGGGACTGAACACCTTGGAGACGAAGTTGATCGGAAACCTCTCCAGGTGTATGCAGGCGTGCAGCAAGTTGAGCAGCGCCCGTGGTTGAAACTGGGCGAACCTGGAGCTGAGGACACTCTCCAGCTTCCCAAACATCTGGCTGGCGCAGTGCGGGAGGTAGCTGAGCCGGCCCAGGGCCACCATCTGCTTGGCGATCTGAGGGGTGCTGTAGGCGTCGGCGCTTTGGACGAAACGCTCGGCCACGGCTTCGAAAACGGCGGCGGAGCGCCAGCGCGCGTGCAGACAGTGTTCCATCGCCGCGCCGATGAGCTCGGGGTCGCACGCTTCCATGCGGCCGAGCAGCTCCTGCTCCAGGGCGCGCAGGAACGCCGTGCTGTGTTGAGATAGCCTGGTGAGGGACTGGAGAACGCCGGTGAGTTCAGAGTCACTATAGGAGGCCATGGTGAGAGAGGCACGCTGGATCAGCTTCTGGATAAGCACCACGGGCTGGCCCTCGCGCAACACCGACAAGGAGGACAGGATGTTGGTCACGGCGGTCGGCGGCAGCGTGTGCGTCAGCCGCTCCGCGCACCTGTGCAGCTTGGTGACGGGGTCTGGGTAGATGTGGCGGTTCCCAATGAGAGAAAAGAAGGCGTAGAGATTAGAAGCTTCTAGTGGGGTGAGATCGCCGTCGATACTCGCCCCGATGGATTTCAAAGCCTCCTTGAAGAGCTCGGACGACGGACCCTCTAAGCTGTACACTACCTCTCCGAGAAGGCAGAGGTTAGTGACGTCTACGTCTTCTTCGTGAAGCTTCCGGAGGCACTCGTTCTTCAGCTTCGAAACAAGACCCGCCGGGCTGTCGGGACTCATGCCTAACTTGACACAGACGCCCATCAGGGTGGCGAGGCCAGACACGCTCACGCCGTTAGGGGTGTCCCTCACCATGTTCCACATCTCGGCCTCTGGGAAGGAGCGGGAAGCCTGAGCAGCAGGGGCAGCAAGCCCTCTGTCTGGGGCAGACAGGGATAGTGTGCGGACTTCACTTGAAGGCAGTGCGTGAGACTGGATGTGGTACCTGTGATGTTTGTAAAAGGGCAGaccaaaacaataaaaaacagtcAACATGATGTAGTTCAGGCATAATCAGAGATGTGTAGGATTATAGTTATGGATGTAATTACACAAGTAGTTTGATATTACATAACATAGGTCTACTACTGTAATAACATCAGTACTTCTACTTCATTGATACATCTCTAAGCACACCACAATGCTCTTAGCACAATTGATCTGGACACTGAACTGTAACGAACTGGACATATAACAGTACCTTTGGATCTGGTTGATAACGTTGAGATCTCTCTCTTCCAACATGTTGCTCAGTTGAAGTGCTGAAGCACCCCGCCCACCATGTGACAGGTGAAGGCTGCATCGCTGCTGCTGTGTCCTGTTACACGGTGCCAGCTGTGTTCGAGTTCTGCCCAGAGCATTTGGGTCACCCACTCGCATTAATCTTCGGCATACTTTGTGGGAACCGAACTGACCAACTGTCCTCACTGAGGATATCAACACTACTGAATTCATTCTGTCTGTGAAGTTgcctaagaagaagaaaaaacagacaacCACATTCACTACCATATCTTACTGTAGCGTACCAGTAAAAAGTTACAACAGCATCATTGTTTAAAAAAGCAAACCGTATGCATGCATACCGACTCTGGAActccacaaacaaaatgaaagtgCATGGGTTTGCAGCTACAATGTAACGCAAGGCAAAACTACTACAAAGGCTACCATGTAGCCCAAAACTTAGACAAAATGGTAGCCCATTACAGTGGGCTactacagatgtaaataaacCAGCCAATTAAAAGAACACTTGAACAGTGCAGTGGATATGTAATTAATATTTGCATATAAAAAAAACTAAGTAAAACTTGATAGACTTACCAACTGTTGTTGTCACAGTCAGGGGAACACTGATGAATGAAGAACACAGtgttgtctctctcactctgtacgTTTGGTAACACGTTGTGTAAGACCATTACATACCATGCTTACATATCGTATGCTCTATGCCTCCCTCTGGCGGTAGAAGGCAAATACTGACTTTCATTTTCTTGCTCATCAATCCCATAATGCAACTACGAGGTAAACAGAGGAATTCATGATGGCCGCTGACAGTGATGTGAGTGATGTGTCTCTTTCCACTTACAACGTAATCTTATCTTGGTTTGAGAAGATATGAAGACAGTTTGAAATCACGACAGCATGACCTAAGAATAAAACTAAAACCTTCTGCTTTTTTCAGCCCGAGTCGGAGGTGTTCGAGATCACAGACTTTACCACCGCTTCGGAGTGGGAGAGGTAGGATAACGATAGGTAGAGGAATTTGTTCAGCTAAAGCTAATTTGCTAGCTTGTTTTTAACTGTTAACACGTACATTAGGGGTCTTGTCCTGTTCCTGAAGCAAAGTGCATGGTATATGATTAAATCAAACAGTGATGCAATAGTCGCTAGACCTGAGTTATTTCTCGTCAAACGGAAGGTGGTACCTGGAGGATTCGTGCTAATGTGACACTCGCCTAATCCTGCCAGATGATGTTGACTAAGGAATTGACTTTATGCCAGTGGGCTAAGTGGAGAGATAAGTACGAATAAATAAATACGAACACTACATTTCACCGAGGTGACCGTTATGTTTATTGCTAGGTGTTATTGTCTTTCCTTGCGTGCTGGACTTGCATTGGTCAGTTTGACGATATGCCATCTCCACGCCCAACAGGTTTCTGACAGCTAGTTTTATCAGTCAGATCTTGGCCTATGAGTCAGTAACGTGGGTCGCTGTCAACTGCACAGCTGTCAGGTCAGATGCCATTTGTTGCTGATGTTGTGGTGACGCTGCGTGTTAAAGCTGACCAAGACCTGAGTGCAATGTTGATAAATGCTTAGCAAAAGCAGTATTGCTGCACttaaaattgtaggcctactgtaaattagtTTTCTTCATTAGTTGTAGTCTTTTATGTCTTATGTAGTAAGGATGTGTGGCCACTTGTTAGGCCTATATGCAATTCACTTCAATATACTTCACCCTATTACACAATAATCCTAATGCCAAAAAAGACTGGACATGACATGGCACGACACAAATCATTGCCTTTGCAACACAAATATCGCACACTGTGCCTCATTTCTGGAGCAAAGTGTTTATCAGGGATTGTTGGAGTGTGGCTGACTGTATTGCTATCgccggtgtttgtgtttgctgaTGGTGCTGTATACTTTCAGGTTTGTGTCAAGAGTAGAGGAGGTCCTTAATGACTGGAAACTGATTGGCGGCAGTGTTGGGAAAGCCCCTGAAAAGGTAGGTTGTTTAGATTGGTAAGAGATTATTTTAACTTTCTCTTTCATTCCCAATTATTCTCATTgttctgcactgtactgcactgcacacattCCTTAGGACATATTAGACCTGTTGAGCTTCTTTACAGTCTTCTGGGCAAGTTATGTCAACACAGAAATACTGTTTGCATAAGATAATCAACTCTGCTACTTGCCCTCACTGTCTGATCGAAGTAGAACTTAAAGCAACATTACATAGTTTTGTCTTTCTCAGTATACGGTCTGCAAACCAATTTAGGGGATCATGGTGAGAGACACTCCTGAATTCACATTGGTGACCTGTAGCCCATCTCTTTAAAACGTTGTTGCTAATGACTTTGCAAATGTATGCggttgccagtgggaaattgcacTTCAAGAAGTTAGGTAGTGATGATGTTGAAAATTGTAACCCTGCATGGGTTATAAATACATTAAAAGAAGTTATGGAAAGTGGGCTGAGTCTCTGCCGTTCGAAAGACACAATTCTGCTTTCATCCTGTAGGACCATCTTACAGAAAGCTATTTAATGTTTCTGGAACTAAACATGCATTCTGTCACTGGAACATCATGAACCGTATAGAAACAACTCGTCCTACTCTATAGCCCAAGTTACCTTTTGTGACAAATCACTTTTATTTGCATATTGAGAACTCAAACAACCCTTGTCTCGCCTCCCctgtctctttccccctcccctctctctcctctctgtctttgtcacaCGTGTCCAGGGAGACTACACCAATGGCACGTGGGAGGAGAAGAATCAGGAGATCAGCTTTGCAGATTTTAAATTCTGCGTCACGCACCACTACCTGAAGCAGGAGGGCTCATCGGATAATGAGggaaaggaggagcaggaggaaggtactgtactgtattttaatatACCGGTACTGTATTATACGGTaccgtgctgtactgtactatactgtgctttgctgtactgtactgtactataatcTACTGTACTGTTATACTCTACTgtaatgtattgtactgtgttGTACGGTACTGTAtcatactgtaatgtactgtactatactgtactgtactgtactgtactgtactgtactgtggtgcCAGAGAGCACATCCGTGCAGTGATGATGACATGCCATCTGGCACCATGGTAAAAACTATTTAATTGAACAATAGAACAAACAGTCTTATTGCAATAGCTGCCCGGTCATGTGTAATGCTCTCCAGCAGTGCTGGTGGATTGCACACATTTCCAGAGTGAGATTTTCTGAGCAAATTCATTAGCCACGAACCAAAAGTAGTAGCCTTTTCATGCTGATGGGATCACTGGGATTGTAAAGTACTGTATGCCCACCATGTTTGTTGTGCATTTTTAGTTATCCCAGGAGTTATGTCATGATTCTTGAAGCATGGCCCTCTTTTCCCTGAATGAATACATACAGTTTGATGGCGTGGATGTGTTTGAATTGCATTTTCCTAACTATCTGCACGTCTGTCCTCTAACTAGTATTCCGTTAATAATGATTTTATTTTCAGACAGTCTAGGTTAGATCTAACTAATTTTCCTCTCCGATCAATGTATCATAGTCCACCTTTTTTGATTTGTTCCTGTTCTGACGCTAGTACCAGTCAGTAGACAGCTAATGAACCTTGTTTGACCCGCTTGTTGATCTGTCCtcccattgttgttgttgttgttttcctcccTCACAGATGCCTTCCCTGCGGCCATGCAGGACCTGCTATGCATGAACAATGACTTCCCTCCCAGAGCACACTGCCTCGTCCGATGGTGCGAACCCCATTCCCCATGCAACATTCAACCCAAACCTACTCCACGCATAATGAACTGACACTTCCATGCAGCACTGAACCCAATCTCCCCATGCAACATTCAACCCAAACCCACTCAACTCATACTGACCTGATATGGACATTGTAAACACTGCCTCGTCCGATGGTGCAAACCCCACTCCCCATTCAACATTCAACCCAAACCCACTCAACTCATACTGACCtgatatagtagagtagagtaatatttattaatcccgaaggaaatttaggtgtctagtagcatacatacaaaaaaagaGATATGTACATTGTAAACACTGGTTCATATGTATGATGGTGCGAACTTGACTTCCATGCAGCACTCAACTCAATCTCCCCATGAAACACTCCGCTCAAACACAGTGAGCTCTTAATGAACTGATATGTTCATTGTAAACACTGTCTTGTCCGATGGTGCCAACATGACTTCCATGCAGCACTCAAACCAAACTCCCCATGCAACACTCAGCCCAAACCCACTAAATGCATACTTAACTGATTAAAACAATGTGCTGTTAACTTACCGTAGAAGTCAGAGTAGGTGTGATGGTGTCTAGAGTAGACATTTGGACATGTCATGTCAACATCTGAGCAGCCATTTATGTGCAGCCATTTTGGTGCTAAGAGTGGGGGAGCATACTGCTTTTGTATATACAGAGTACACCAGTCTTGTCTGAGGGAGGTGGTCATCCTTTTTACAAACACTTTTAGTTCATCTAATGTgacttgtgtgttttgtgcttgtgtttgtggccaGGTATGGCATGCGTGAGTTTGTGGTCATCTCCCCCGGAACCAACTGCGAGGCCATCATCAGCGAGTCCAAATGCAACCTGCTGCTCAGCTCTGTGTCCATCGCTCTGGCCAACACCGGATGGTAGGTCAAGTTCAATAGTATTTCTGCATGCTTGTTTTTTCGTGTTTTTTTAAAGATGTATTTTGggcttttcttgcctttattggacaggacagtttCAGATGAGACTGGAAAGTGATATAAAGTGAGAGAAAAACGTGGAAAGATCTGGAAACGAGAATTGGGGGCCAGAATTGGACCCGGTTCCCCCCGGTATAACAGTACCGTGCCTCAGCCGTTTGACCTGCGTCCAAGACCACGCACGCTCTTTTTTCCTTTGTGATGGTTGATCAGTCCGTCTTACGGTCGTAAACTGATTTTTGATGCCCATCACCGGATGGTAGGCAATGCTTTACAGAATACGTGCTTGCTTGTTTTTAGTTGTGTGCAAGCAGTTCTGAAAGGCACTGTGTTGGTCAGTTGGACAGTTGGACACCGTCTCGCTTTTTTTCTGTGTACAAGACTTTGGTTTGTTGTTCACCTTGTTCCAATGCTGTTTAATATTTCAGGCTGCAACTTTTAGTGAGAAGATTGCCATCAGTAACTGGGTGTATCAAGCTAAATCATTTCTCAGGTGCTGGTCAGAGATGTTTCCACAGCTATTTTAAGCAGCAGAAGCTGAACAGCAACAAAATATTAAAGGTGTTTAACATTGTTAACATTGTCTTCCTAGTATCATGTTTGGCGTGTAGGCGTATAAAAGTGGGATGATGTTGACCATCCTCCTGGAATAAGCCCCTTTCAGGCTGATTCAAGACCCCGTCCTGCATCATTTGCATCACTGTGTCGCAGTTTATTCCAGGAGAATGACCTGCCTGGCATAACATCACTCTTCACTTAATGGCCTCCCGATAACAAATGCTTGTTGACAAGGCGGAGACCTGGCAAAGGCTGTTGATTGCAGGCATGACATTCACACGCCGTGGTTCATCGCCTAttgtcccccccgccccccgaaCACAGCTCAGCGATAGCAGTTTGTGTTTGTTAGCCCCTCTTGTCATTTGATCACATCTTTGCAGCCCTGAAATTAAAGATTTTTAATTAGAGAATGGAGGAGTactgtggagtggaggggagggaggaggggtgttcAAAAGAAACATGGCGCGTCAACGGATAAACAGCGTCCCAGAAGGATTGATCTGAGGCCTGTTAATGAGCTTAGTGTAAATGAACCTGGCTGGGTACCTCAATAACAAAAGATTAACAGCGCTCTGGCATTCCGGAAACGTCTCAGAAAACTCACCTCCGCATCCCTTCATGGCAAGTCAGACGGATTGTCGTATCAGCATCTTAGACAGACTGATGGCCATTGGGAGCTTGGCTTTCTCCTTTATGTCCTTGAAGCACATTTTTAGCTGTATTGTTttgtaagaagagagagagtaatgcaGCTGATGGTTGGCAGAGATGGATCAGACTCAGCTTTATTGCTGTAGTGCAGAGCAATGATACAGAACCAGTGGAATTCACTTAGTATCTACCAGAGGTGCAGGAATATTGTGCTGTCTACAGAAAAAGAGCAGATAAATTATGGACTACTGCATAGGTAATGCCATATATCTTGAATGTGCAGTagatagtgtttttttttctacctaCATGTATATGGTTTTATTTCAAACACCTGAATTCACAGAGATGAAAATGAAATGCAAAATGACAGTTTTAGGTTCTTTACTGGACAGCAAATGTACCATGTCAAACACTGTTTGACCAACAAAAATACAATGGCTTATCCTTTGAGTAAATAAGCATTGCATATGGGAAAAAATTGCAATGTTAACATTTAACAGTGTAGTCATGAGTGATTCGCTGTAAAGGGGACGATGTGTTGTGCAGCCGTACAGCAGTTATCAATCCTAAGGGATGAgaagcagtggcggctggtagtctgtcaaacaggggaggctgttcaattacaatatgtccagaacgcaaaattaagggggggggggggattttgacacacatcttacattggtcctgagccacatatggcctcacacactaaaggactcttgttgaaacaaatttgttaatcattaatcattatcccccttgtagcctattcatagggaaatgtttttattattattattattatcattaggcctacctccgccacataatgatgtgatttagtttgccttcgttgtctttgttcattactgggtgcacggcttaacttaccactagaggtcgcaaaatctttaattatttaccagacattgccaacacagtaggaaacaaggactcgccactcacgggacttggcagttaaccagttgataagacaccacgaaagctcaaaagaaacggttgttcttccctacccttttcaccaagtcaatattaggcagtgctctgctctgctccttgatattcattttctcctcataaggacgactggaattcgccagaattttatccacaatgcttggcattttgcatagctctctagctttcttgcaagctagccctaacgaaaagtaggcaacttcaacttttgaattgggagattaaaaaggataaggacatgccactattaagactttattcgcaacactagtgtcactaggtttacaagaatatgtacacaaaactggagtacaccgcaatgaatagcttccccactggttaccacgatgaaacttctcagtcaaattaataacatatccgcatttcgaaatgaaatcaactactgtagcctactgacacggggttcacccaatcacaagtcggagctccagtctccggtccctcccccctcctctctcttctccattcactcccagtgaggctcagtctcaaaatcaaaaaaaattcacggcaatagccaatgaccgtttagcattttgccattgaaaaatcgtacaatcccacatgccattgaagtccattgagactcgactcgcttgcgttgtcatgagcggaaaaaaacttgtgcgagcctcgggatcttataacagattggtttcatctctaagttgagcacatgcattttctatggagctgggtctgaaatagcaatgttattaagttgtgtaaagcattagtttacatactattctccgtgattttggacaggaggcggcgcctcccttgtactcaaagaggaatcgcctctgatgaGAAGGGGTGTGTTGGCACCGTTCTTCTTTCACACCTGCTGGATGGCAGGATGAAGAGAGTCAGTTTGGGGTAAAGGTGGTGCAGGGCACCATCTGCAGTGATGTGCTTGTTCACCGTGCGGAGACCTCAGTGCTCTTGATAAATGATGGCAGCCCAGCGGTGGGTATATCTGGGTGCCAGTGATCCATCGGGCAGCTTTCACCTTCTTCTTCTGAAGCACTTTATGGTTCGCCGTAACCTCAGagatcacgtacacacacacaagcattggcTAAATCACGGGCACTGGCTGAGTTTTGACGGAGGTGGGGGTCACAGCAGATCCTGCAAGGCCACCGGGAAAATGAAAACACGATCTGTCAAAAAGTTGAAcatttctcaacatttttttatGGAGGTTTGGCATTCAACACAGTGCATGGAGAACTACAATTCAGTGTGGCAGTGCGTGAACTCACCGATGTAAAGTGAATGGGAATGCTGTTCACGGT
Proteins encoded in this region:
- the LOC134461835 gene encoding FAST kinase domain-containing protein 3, mitochondrial-like; amino-acid sequence: MNSVVLISSVRTVGQFGSHKVCRRLMRVGDPNALGRTRTQLAPCNRTQQQRCSLHLSHGGRGASALQLSNMLEERDLNVINQIQRYHIQSHALPSSEVRTLSLSAPDRGLAAPAAQASRSFPEAEMWNMVRDTPNGVSVSGLATLMGVCVKLGMSPDSPAGLVSKLKNECLRKLHEEDVDVTNLCLLGEVVYSLEGPSSELFKEALKSIGASIDGDLTPLEASNLYAFFSLIGNRHIYPDPVTKLHRCAERLTHTLPPTAVTNILSSLSVLREGQPVVLIQKLIQRASLTMASYSDSELTGVLQSLTRLSQHSTAFLRALEQELLGRMEACDPELIGAAMEHCLHARWRSAAVFEAVAERFVQSADAYSTPQIAKQMVALGRLSYLPHCASQMFGKLESVLSSRFAQFQPRALLNLLHACIHLERFPINFVSKVFSPYFLQRLAEQNNGLDRTSLAQLTQLNMCTSLECTHYQGPKLPFHYHVKNFSSVHHFIESPLEGFLFKMVYYPLCKVLGGRNYFTTNVYTKSGYTVDVELNVDEEGMILHLSQWEQAYRRIALCLDGPDRFCTNTHHLLGQEVTKQRHLRKLGYEVIQIPYFEFEELKTRRERQQYLHKKISHSVSRICW